One Micromonospora sp. WMMD1120 genomic region harbors:
- a CDS encoding Ig-like domain-containing protein, giving the protein MDSGLKGWTSMRFLRRMVATVAALLVLLGGLVVLPAQPASAALVRTFAPRFQESERGDVIFAGNTLVTCSTPAGTCATAQAGTTANNNDFTARHVDVDSVAATTNSSSATLTVPTGATVLWAGLWWMGSAASGDAGRSSIRLAPPGGSYSTLQGQVSTGRVATNGGVAYSAFAEVTSLVTGSGSYTVGGLTTTLGANARGGWALVAAIRDPAQPLRNLAVFDGYAEISSAAADSRVTTTISGFRTPSSGAVTARIGAIASEGDAGLTGDGISFNGVALTDALNPATNFFNSSITRLGSRVTAKNPNYVNQLGFDIDYLAAPAGSIGNAQTSATVAFSTGGESYEPMALFTAIDILEPDVIATKTVGRVGGGSRVEPGDQIEYTVSVTSSGNENATAVQLTDAIPAATTYVPGSLAVNGVSRTDAAGDDQAGYVAASNRVVANLGTGATASAGGTLVTGAVNTVRFRVRVVDAPAPGVTVANQAGITYGSPTSTTIYTDLTDDPAAAGVGDPTRTDINDSPQAQAVQVGTAEDTALTFSLRDFVVEPDGDEVTFTVTSTPSAQGTLTCAPSGACTYVPAPNVSGPVGFSYTVSDPSGRSATAAGTITVTAANDPPVAVADRATTAGTAPVAVDVLANDTDVDGDPLSVVPATGGTGRGGFVCDTVRCTYTAGAGFAGEDTFEYTVRDPGDGRATGRVTVVVSPAAGSGLSISAPETAALPTVRVGAPAANGELGAVVVTDDRGAQSGSWTATVSITSFTGGGGAVPGASVTYSSGPAVQTIGTGTFLPQSGVALGTAQIAARWTGGAGPNEVTWNPSLTVALAPSLVAGAYQATIEHSVA; this is encoded by the coding sequence GTGGACAGCGGACTGAAGGGCTGGACCTCAATGCGGTTTCTCCGACGAATGGTGGCCACCGTCGCCGCCCTGCTCGTGCTGCTCGGCGGCCTGGTGGTGCTGCCCGCACAGCCCGCGTCGGCGGCGCTGGTCCGGACGTTCGCGCCGCGCTTTCAGGAGAGCGAGCGCGGGGACGTCATCTTCGCCGGCAACACACTGGTCACCTGCTCGACGCCCGCCGGAACGTGTGCCACCGCGCAGGCCGGCACCACCGCCAACAACAACGACTTCACCGCCCGCCACGTGGACGTGGACAGCGTCGCCGCGACGACCAACTCCAGCAGTGCCACCCTCACGGTGCCGACCGGAGCCACTGTGCTCTGGGCCGGTCTCTGGTGGATGGGCAGCGCCGCGAGCGGTGACGCCGGGCGGTCGAGCATCCGCCTCGCTCCTCCCGGCGGTTCGTACAGCACCCTCCAGGGGCAGGTCAGCACCGGCAGGGTGGCCACCAACGGTGGGGTCGCGTACTCGGCGTTCGCCGAGGTGACCTCGCTCGTCACCGGCAGCGGCAGCTACACGGTCGGCGGCCTGACCACCACGTTGGGCGCCAACGCGCGTGGTGGATGGGCGCTGGTCGCGGCGATCCGCGACCCCGCGCAGCCGCTTCGCAATCTGGCGGTCTTCGACGGGTACGCCGAGATCAGCTCCGCCGCCGCCGACTCCCGGGTGACCACCACCATCTCCGGCTTCCGTACCCCCAGCTCGGGCGCTGTGACGGCGCGCATCGGGGCGATCGCCTCGGAGGGGGACGCCGGGCTGACCGGCGACGGGATCTCGTTCAACGGGGTGGCGTTGACCGACGCCCTGAACCCGGCGACAAACTTCTTCAACAGCTCGATCACCCGGCTCGGCTCCCGGGTGACAGCGAAGAACCCGAACTACGTCAACCAGCTCGGCTTCGACATCGACTACCTGGCCGCGCCGGCCGGCTCGATCGGCAACGCGCAGACCTCCGCCACCGTGGCGTTCAGCACCGGTGGTGAGTCGTACGAGCCGATGGCGCTGTTCACCGCCATCGACATCCTGGAACCGGACGTCATCGCCACGAAGACCGTCGGCCGGGTGGGTGGCGGCAGCCGCGTCGAGCCCGGCGACCAGATCGAGTACACGGTGTCGGTCACGTCCAGCGGCAACGAGAACGCCACAGCGGTCCAGCTCACCGACGCCATCCCGGCGGCCACCACGTACGTGCCGGGGTCGTTGGCCGTCAACGGCGTCAGCCGTACCGACGCGGCCGGCGACGACCAGGCCGGCTACGTCGCGGCCAGCAACCGGGTGGTGGCCAACCTGGGGACCGGCGCGACAGCCTCGGCGGGCGGCACGCTGGTCACGGGCGCGGTGAACACGGTCCGCTTCCGCGTGCGGGTGGTGGACGCGCCGGCGCCGGGCGTCACAGTCGCCAACCAGGCGGGCATCACCTACGGATCACCGACGTCGACCACCATCTACACGGATCTCACCGACGACCCGGCTGCGGCCGGGGTAGGAGATCCCACCAGGACCGACATCAACGACAGCCCGCAGGCGCAGGCGGTCCAGGTCGGCACGGCGGAGGACACGGCGCTCACCTTCAGCCTGCGTGACTTCGTGGTGGAGCCGGACGGGGACGAGGTCACCTTCACCGTCACGTCGACGCCGTCCGCGCAGGGGACGTTGACCTGTGCGCCCTCCGGCGCCTGCACCTACGTCCCGGCGCCGAACGTCAGCGGGCCGGTGGGCTTCAGCTACACCGTCTCCGACCCGTCCGGGCGGTCCGCCACGGCGGCCGGCACCATCACCGTCACCGCCGCGAACGACCCGCCGGTGGCGGTGGCCGACCGGGCGACAACGGCCGGCACCGCACCGGTGGCGGTGGACGTGCTGGCCAACGACACCGATGTGGACGGCGACCCGCTCTCCGTCGTGCCGGCGACCGGCGGCACCGGCCGCGGCGGCTTCGTGTGCGACACGGTGCGCTGCACCTACACGGCGGGGGCGGGCTTCGCCGGCGAGGACACCTTCGAATACACGGTCCGCGACCCGGGCGACGGTCGGGCGACCGGGCGGGTCACGGTGGTGGTCAGTCCGGCGGCGGGTTCCGGTCTCTCGATCAGCGCCCCGGAGACGGCAGCGCTGCCCACGGTGCGGGTGGGCGCCCCGGCGGCGAACGGGGAACTCGGCGCGGTGGTGGTCACCGACGATCGCGGCGCGCAGTCCGGCAGTTGGACGGCGACGGTCTCGATCACCAGCTTCACGGGCGGTGGTGGGGCGGTGCCGGGCGCCTCGGTGACCTACTCCTCGGGTCCCGCCGTGCAGACCATCGGCACCGGGACGTTCCTGCCGCAGTCGGGAGTGGCCCTGGGCACCGCGCAGATCGCCGCGCGGTGGACCGGAGGCGCCGGCCCGAACGAGGTGACCTGGAATCCGAGCCTCACCGTGGCGCTGGCCCCGTCGCTGGTCGCCGGCGCATACCAGGCGACGATCGAGCATTCGGTCGCGTAA